A portion of the Bacillus thuringiensis genome contains these proteins:
- the accA gene encoding acetyl-CoA carboxylase carboxyl transferase subunit alpha → MAELEFEKPVVELRNKIRELKDYTKNSQMDFSEEIRILEEKLENLEEDIYGNLKVWDRVQIARHAERPTTLDYIEHLFTDFFECHGDRLFGDDAAIVGGIAKYKGMPVTVIGHQRGKDTKENIRRNFGMPHPEGYRKALRLMKQAEKFNRPIICFIDTKGAYPGKAAEERGQSEAIARNLFEMAGLTVPVICIVIGEGGSGGALGLGVGDYIHMLENSTYSVITPEGAAAILWKDAGKAKEAAEAMKITAADLKELGVIDEIIPEAKGGAHRNLLKQSENIDLMIRKTFEQLNGISKDELIEKRYEKYMKIGQVSFSNASIGIK, encoded by the coding sequence ATGGCAGAGCTAGAATTTGAAAAACCAGTTGTTGAGCTAAGAAATAAGATTCGTGAACTGAAAGACTATACGAAAAACAGCCAGATGGACTTCAGTGAGGAGATTCGTATTTTGGAAGAAAAGCTAGAAAATTTAGAGGAAGATATATACGGCAATCTAAAAGTATGGGACCGTGTTCAAATTGCTCGTCATGCAGAACGACCGACAACGCTCGATTATATTGAGCACTTATTTACTGATTTTTTCGAATGTCATGGAGATCGTCTATTTGGCGATGATGCAGCGATTGTCGGCGGCATTGCGAAATATAAAGGGATGCCTGTAACTGTAATTGGGCATCAGCGCGGAAAAGATACGAAAGAAAATATTCGCCGTAACTTTGGAATGCCTCATCCGGAAGGATATCGAAAAGCACTGCGTCTCATGAAACAAGCGGAAAAGTTTAATCGTCCTATTATCTGTTTCATCGATACGAAGGGAGCTTATCCTGGTAAAGCAGCTGAAGAACGTGGACAAAGTGAAGCTATTGCCCGCAATCTATTTGAGATGGCAGGTTTAACGGTACCAGTTATTTGTATCGTTATCGGTGAAGGCGGTAGTGGTGGTGCGCTAGGTCTTGGAGTAGGAGATTACATTCATATGCTAGAAAATTCCACTTATTCTGTTATTACACCAGAGGGTGCAGCGGCAATTCTTTGGAAAGATGCAGGAAAAGCGAAGGAAGCTGCAGAAGCAATGAAAATTACAGCAGCAGATTTGAAAGAATTAGGTGTAATTGATGAAATTATTCCAGAGGCAAAAGGTGGAGCTCACCGTAATCTTTTGAAACAGTCAGAAAATATAGACTTAATGATTAGAAAAACTTTTGAACAATTAAACGGAATTTCGAAAGATGAATTAATCGAAAAACGTTATGAAAAATATATGAAAATTGGGCAAGTTTCGTTTTCAAACGCTTCCATTGGGATAAAATAA